The Raphanus sativus cultivar WK10039 chromosome 2, ASM80110v3, whole genome shotgun sequence DNA segment CCTACACTGGCGGTTCAGAAAAAACAATTTGGACCGAGCTGCTACACTGGTTTTTTCAACAAGATTTGGTGGTTATTTGTAGGGTTTTGGTTCATCCTAAGACTGGTCTTCAACACTTTTGTTGATATCTTAATGTTTGCTCTAACAATTTGTTTCTTGAGGGATACGGAGACTCCTCTCTTGGCAAAACCCGGTAGTGAACTTAAACCTAAGAGGTTTGTGTATCGGATTATCAGTTTTGACGATGTGAAGCTGGTGAAAAATGCAATGAACATGGTAgatttgttgttttcttttcttctcatctAAAATAATCTCTTGATGAACTTTGTATAATCGCTGACATTATTAGCTTTTAATCTATTTTGTTAGACGGTAAACGACGTTCTTCTTGGAGTAACGCAGGCGGGACTTTCACGGTATCTGAGTAGGAGATATGGTAAGAGTTTGGCTTTGTTACATTATTATGTCATACATAGTAGTTTGGTGTTCACATTAATCTAAAGAAGCTCTTGTCATATATGTTAATGAAATAGATCAAGAAGCGACACCGAAGTCCAAAGAGTTAATGAGGAGAATCCGACTTCGTTCAGCCATTATGATTAACTTGAGACCAAACACAGGGATTGAGGTAAATAAATATCTGATCTTGGAATCTTTATAATTAAAGGCTTAAAAGCTGATTGTGTAATGATGCAATATAGGCTCTGGCGGATATGATGGCCAAGAAATCGAAATGCAGATGGGGAAATCTCTTCGGTTACATCCTCCTACCATTCTCCCTCGGGCTAGAGACTGACCCTCTAGAATACCTGCGTCGAGCTAAAGTTACGGTTGACCGCAAGAAACACTCCCTTGAGGCTGTATTCTCTATGGCGTTCTTCAAATTGATACTTAAAGTTCTGGGGCTCAAGGTGAAGTTTTTAagtttctaatatatatataaaatgttagtCATCTTtacattttgtttatttaagtAAATTAATATTATCTAATGGTGAACCAAATTGAAAATACAGGCAAGTGTGGTCCTTGTAAGGAAAGTGATCCATAGCACCACATTGTCATTCTCAAACGTCGTCGGTCCAAAAGAAGAAATAACCTTCCATGGCCACCCGTTATCTTACATCGCGCCTAGTGTTTTTGGCCACCCACATGTAAGTGTATGCATATATAGACAATTCCCCAATTCATTGTATACATttatagacttttttttttgcttaattatcttgtttgatatatttttttatgtgtgGAGGCTCTTACTCTACATTTCCAGAGTTATGAGAACAAGGTGATAATATCAGTAACTGCCGATCCAACAGTCATTCCAGATCCTCACAAGATGTGTGACGATTTGGTGGAGTCTCTCAAATTGATTAAATCTTCTGTCCTAGAAAGAGGGTTTTATGAGATGGAGGTTTAATTGAAACACTTCTATTGATTGTGTTAAACACTTTTATGAGATGGAGGTTACAATATCATATCATCCGTTTCTTAAATTTACTACGGTTTTTCTGTTGTTATTCTTAATGAATACACCTTACTAAGCTATATCAACTATATATATCGATGTAAAGAATTTCTAAGACATCAATcaagttaatttattttaagaaaatgtcgattttggttaaaaatgagattttaattacttttagtTTGCTTTTGAGGTTATCAAGTATCAACCTAATAGAAGCTAAATCATATCATCATCCTCTTTTTTAAAGTATACTTTCATCTCATTCAGTATAAGAGTAAGatgtctgaatttttttttgttcaaatcaaaACGGATAAcgaaacaaatcaaaattttagttatattttgtGCAGACTTATTTGTAATACGCAGAAGAAACATACATAAACATAATTCCGagatgtgttaaaaaaaaacataattccGAGCAACAAAACATGTCTACATGCCCATAGGCCCAGAGCTCAACCGTAAAAACTTGATCCAATACTCGAAGCCATGAATA contains these protein-coding regions:
- the LOC108840580 gene encoding wax ester synthase/diacylglycerol acyltransferase 11, coding for MSEEKNTAMDIVEEEEPLSPCSRLFNSPDFNCAIIVTLGCKVKGNPPAIIDGLKHSLANHPRFSSILDMKNGKKGKARWVRTKVRVEEHVVVPDIDPNTENPDQYLEDYISKLTTVPLDLSKPLWEIHVLCLKTSNAESIGILKIHHSLGDGMSLMSLFLACTRKTSDPEALPTLAVQKKQFGPSCYTGFFNKIWWLFVGFWFILRLVFNTFVDILMFALTICFLRDTETPLLAKPGSELKPKRFVYRIISFDDVKLVKNAMNMTVNDVLLGVTQAGLSRYLSRRYDQEATPKSKELMRRIRLRSAIMINLRPNTGIEALADMMAKKSKCRWGNLFGYILLPFSLGLETDPLEYLRRAKVTVDRKKHSLEAVFSMAFFKLILKVLGLKASVVLVRKVIHSTTLSFSNVVGPKEEITFHGHPLSYIAPSVFGHPHALTLHFQSYENKVIISVTADPTVIPDPHKMCDDLVESLKLIKSSVLERGFYEMEV